The Micropterus dolomieu isolate WLL.071019.BEF.003 ecotype Adirondacks linkage group LG20, ASM2129224v1, whole genome shotgun sequence genome has a segment encoding these proteins:
- the pros1 gene encoding vitamin K-dependent protein S isoform X1: MWRKKRALGESLACLLFLVTLVDAYRFLSQNRASQFLSRHRRANSLFEESKKGNLERECIEELCNKEEAREIFENQPETEYFYPKYVACLGSHRVGISNQNSDSVIPSDLRSCVREISDQCTPPPCYKEGTERCVDGQASFTCVCKPGWKGLRCEDDIDECSDPEFPAGCNQKCYNFPGGFQCMCEDGYFINGKINCMDINECLLYPSICEEPAKCVNTLGLYECKCPLGFKYNFTSKTCNDVDECELNLCDGTCINTVGSYTCHCDGRQGLHLRDNERYCERIPICVDLQDSKHPALLYLGEQFAGLPVIFLRFRLPENTKFAAEFDLRTFDPEGVVLYAESSQDSWFMLGLRDGRIEVQFKNQHSFKATSGGKAINDGQWHVISVDELESSISVKISKEAVMSINSPESLFTSVNGKLETKVYIAGLPNRTDNLIKPINPRLDGCIRAWNLMNQGASGVKEVIQEKKSKHCFVHVERGSFFSGAGLAQFNIDYSDFGSWNVDIKMNIRPSSSTGVLFALVYDNTVPLSVAVVTQGKDDANLQVFLYGTSVATLNTVMLCYPDRLTVQLNVTPTEIQISANSSSVTYMKPDALREALLRLNTTMQNPVSTYIGGIPDDVPFPATPVTAFYYGCMDITINGQQLDFDEALSKHNSIKSHSCPPVSSLDSHPDAQKVTLIN, from the exons ATGTGGAGAAAGAAACGGGCACTTGGGGAATCCTTGGCTTGTCTCCTATTTCTTGTGACGCTCGTCGATGCTTATCGAT TCCTGAGCCAGAACAGGGCCTCCCAGTTCCTGAGCAGGCACAGGAGAGCCAACTCTCTGTTTGAGGAGAGCAAGAAGGGCAACCTGGAGAGGGAGTGCATCGAGGAGCTGTGCAACAAGGAGGAGGCCAGGGAGATCTTTGAGAACCAGCCAGAGACG GAATATTTCTACCCCAAATATGTTG CGTGTCTGGGTTCACACCGTGTAGGCATCAGTAACCAGAACTCGGATTCTGTCATCCCATCGGATCTTCGCTCGTGCGTGAGAG AGATCAGTGACCAGTGCACGCCTCCTCCATGCTACAAGGAGGGCACAGAGCGCTGTGTGGACGGCCAGGCCTCtttcacgtgtgtgtgtaaaccCGGCTGGAAGGGGCTGCGCTGTGAGGACG ACATCGATGAGTGTTCAGATCCGGAATTTCCTGCGGGATGTAACCAAAAATGTTACAACTTCCCCGGCGGTTTCCAATGCATGTGCGAAGATGGCTACTTCATCAATGGCAAAATCAACTGCATGG ATATCAATGAATGCCTACTGTACCCCAGTATCTGTGAAGAGCCGGCTAAGTGTGTCAACACGCTGGGTCTGTATGAGTGCAAGTGCCCCCTGGGTTTCAAATATAACTTCACTTCTAAGACCTGCAATG atgtagATGAGTGTGAGTTGAACCTGTGCGACGGGACTTGTATAAACACAGTGGGCAGCTATACATGCCACTGCGATGGTCGTCAGGGTCTTCATTTGAGGGACAATGAGCGATACTGTGAGAGAATCCCTATCTGTGTGGACCTGCAAGACTCCAAACACCCTGCGTTACTTTACCTGGGGGAGCAGTTTGCAGGCCTTCCTGTCATCTTTCTGCGCTTCCGGCTGCCGGAGAACACAAA GTTTGCAGCAGAGTTTGACCTTCGTACATTTGACCCAGAGGGAGTTGTGCTGTACGCAGAGTCCTCCCAGGACTCGTGGTTCATGTTGGGGCTAAGAGATGGTCGCATTGAAGTCCAGTTCAAAAACCAGCACTCATTCAAGGCCACCAGCGGAGGAAAAGCCATTAATGATGGACAGTGGCATGTG ATCTCTGTGGATGAACTGGAGAGCAGCATCAGTGTGAAGATCAGCAAGGAAGCTGTGATGAGCATCAACAGCCCTGAGAGTCTCTTTACTTCAGTTAATGGCAAACTGGAGACCAAGGTCTACATCGCTGGTCTGCCTAACCGCACTGACAACCTCATCAAACCT ATCAACCCTCGACTTGACGGCTGCATCCGGGCCTGGAACTTGATGAACCAGGGGGCATCTGGAGTAAAGGAGGTCATCCAGGAGAAGAAGAGTAAACATTGCTTTGTGCATGTGGAACGAGGATCGTTCTTTTCTGGGGCAGGACTGGCACAATTCAACATTGACTACA GTGATTTTGGGAGCTGGAATGTGGATATCAAGATGAATATCCGTCCATCCAGCAGCACAGGTGTTCTCTTTGCTCTTGTCTACGACAACACAGTCCCCCTGTCGGTCGCTGTGGTAACACAGGGAAAAGACGATGCT AACCTGCAGGTGTTCTTGTACGGCACCTCCGTGGCGACACTGAACACAGTCATGTTGTGCTACCCCGACCGGCTAACAGTGCAGCTGAATGTGACTCCCACAGAAATCCAGATCTCAGCCAACTCCTCCTCTGTTACCTACATGAAGCCTGATGCTCTGCGGGAGGCACTGCTGCGCCTCAACACCACCATGCAGAACCCCGTCAGTACATATATTGGTGGGATACCAG ATGATGTCCCGTTTCCTGCCACCCCCGTGACGGCCTTTTACTACGGCTGCATGGACATCACCATCAACGGCCAGCAGCTGGACTTTGATGAGGCTCTCagcaaacacaacagcattaagTCCCATTCCTGTCCTCCTGTGTCTTCCCTTGACAGTCACCCTGATGCACAGAAAGTGACCTTAATTAACTAG
- the pros1 gene encoding vitamin K-dependent protein S isoform X2 gives MLGQRELLVTTTRVLSQNRASQFLSRHRRANSLFEESKKGNLERECIEELCNKEEAREIFENQPETEYFYPKYVACLGSHRVGISNQNSDSVIPSDLRSCVREISDQCTPPPCYKEGTERCVDGQASFTCVCKPGWKGLRCEDDIDECSDPEFPAGCNQKCYNFPGGFQCMCEDGYFINGKINCMDINECLLYPSICEEPAKCVNTLGLYECKCPLGFKYNFTSKTCNDVDECELNLCDGTCINTVGSYTCHCDGRQGLHLRDNERYCERIPICVDLQDSKHPALLYLGEQFAGLPVIFLRFRLPENTKFAAEFDLRTFDPEGVVLYAESSQDSWFMLGLRDGRIEVQFKNQHSFKATSGGKAINDGQWHVISVDELESSISVKISKEAVMSINSPESLFTSVNGKLETKVYIAGLPNRTDNLIKPINPRLDGCIRAWNLMNQGASGVKEVIQEKKSKHCFVHVERGSFFSGAGLAQFNIDYSDFGSWNVDIKMNIRPSSSTGVLFALVYDNTVPLSVAVVTQGKDDANLQVFLYGTSVATLNTVMLCYPDRLTVQLNVTPTEIQISANSSSVTYMKPDALREALLRLNTTMQNPVSTYIGGIPDDVPFPATPVTAFYYGCMDITINGQQLDFDEALSKHNSIKSHSCPPVSSLDSHPDAQKVTLIN, from the exons ATGCTTGGTCAACGTGAGCTGCTTGTTACAACAACTAGGG TCCTGAGCCAGAACAGGGCCTCCCAGTTCCTGAGCAGGCACAGGAGAGCCAACTCTCTGTTTGAGGAGAGCAAGAAGGGCAACCTGGAGAGGGAGTGCATCGAGGAGCTGTGCAACAAGGAGGAGGCCAGGGAGATCTTTGAGAACCAGCCAGAGACG GAATATTTCTACCCCAAATATGTTG CGTGTCTGGGTTCACACCGTGTAGGCATCAGTAACCAGAACTCGGATTCTGTCATCCCATCGGATCTTCGCTCGTGCGTGAGAG AGATCAGTGACCAGTGCACGCCTCCTCCATGCTACAAGGAGGGCACAGAGCGCTGTGTGGACGGCCAGGCCTCtttcacgtgtgtgtgtaaaccCGGCTGGAAGGGGCTGCGCTGTGAGGACG ACATCGATGAGTGTTCAGATCCGGAATTTCCTGCGGGATGTAACCAAAAATGTTACAACTTCCCCGGCGGTTTCCAATGCATGTGCGAAGATGGCTACTTCATCAATGGCAAAATCAACTGCATGG ATATCAATGAATGCCTACTGTACCCCAGTATCTGTGAAGAGCCGGCTAAGTGTGTCAACACGCTGGGTCTGTATGAGTGCAAGTGCCCCCTGGGTTTCAAATATAACTTCACTTCTAAGACCTGCAATG atgtagATGAGTGTGAGTTGAACCTGTGCGACGGGACTTGTATAAACACAGTGGGCAGCTATACATGCCACTGCGATGGTCGTCAGGGTCTTCATTTGAGGGACAATGAGCGATACTGTGAGAGAATCCCTATCTGTGTGGACCTGCAAGACTCCAAACACCCTGCGTTACTTTACCTGGGGGAGCAGTTTGCAGGCCTTCCTGTCATCTTTCTGCGCTTCCGGCTGCCGGAGAACACAAA GTTTGCAGCAGAGTTTGACCTTCGTACATTTGACCCAGAGGGAGTTGTGCTGTACGCAGAGTCCTCCCAGGACTCGTGGTTCATGTTGGGGCTAAGAGATGGTCGCATTGAAGTCCAGTTCAAAAACCAGCACTCATTCAAGGCCACCAGCGGAGGAAAAGCCATTAATGATGGACAGTGGCATGTG ATCTCTGTGGATGAACTGGAGAGCAGCATCAGTGTGAAGATCAGCAAGGAAGCTGTGATGAGCATCAACAGCCCTGAGAGTCTCTTTACTTCAGTTAATGGCAAACTGGAGACCAAGGTCTACATCGCTGGTCTGCCTAACCGCACTGACAACCTCATCAAACCT ATCAACCCTCGACTTGACGGCTGCATCCGGGCCTGGAACTTGATGAACCAGGGGGCATCTGGAGTAAAGGAGGTCATCCAGGAGAAGAAGAGTAAACATTGCTTTGTGCATGTGGAACGAGGATCGTTCTTTTCTGGGGCAGGACTGGCACAATTCAACATTGACTACA GTGATTTTGGGAGCTGGAATGTGGATATCAAGATGAATATCCGTCCATCCAGCAGCACAGGTGTTCTCTTTGCTCTTGTCTACGACAACACAGTCCCCCTGTCGGTCGCTGTGGTAACACAGGGAAAAGACGATGCT AACCTGCAGGTGTTCTTGTACGGCACCTCCGTGGCGACACTGAACACAGTCATGTTGTGCTACCCCGACCGGCTAACAGTGCAGCTGAATGTGACTCCCACAGAAATCCAGATCTCAGCCAACTCCTCCTCTGTTACCTACATGAAGCCTGATGCTCTGCGGGAGGCACTGCTGCGCCTCAACACCACCATGCAGAACCCCGTCAGTACATATATTGGTGGGATACCAG ATGATGTCCCGTTTCCTGCCACCCCCGTGACGGCCTTTTACTACGGCTGCATGGACATCACCATCAACGGCCAGCAGCTGGACTTTGATGAGGCTCTCagcaaacacaacagcattaagTCCCATTCCTGTCCTCCTGTGTCTTCCCTTGACAGTCACCCTGATGCACAGAAAGTGACCTTAATTAACTAG